A single region of the Rathayibacter rathayi genome encodes:
- a CDS encoding ATP-binding protein yields MDAVDNPYTPNAGALPETLIGRDEQTRAFRTLLRRLRRGRTDQSMIITGLRGVGKTVLLNSFRSIALEENWEVIEFEAVKHGEGRFRHVLASQLKAALLRLSPRARWTDRGRHAAAVLSAFAVSVGADGVWSIGWDVPPAEGLADHQDLGLDLTDVLVAVGEAAAEQEEGIVLLIDEVQFLDSPQLEALIQAMHKTVQRSLPVTFVGAGLPQIAELVGDAKSYAERLFTFPTIDSLTPDEAAAALREPAAAEGAVYDDDAVELAVEITSGYPYFIQELGYQVWTVAKNNHIHRDDVELARDAYEAKLDSSFFRVRLDRATPLQTAYLRAMAELGSEPQKASEVAALLDRSSQQAGPTRAELIEMGLLFTPQHGFAAFTVPDFDRFMKRAVPVLDVPPVVSRGPRRARSTES; encoded by the coding sequence ATGGACGCCGTCGACAACCCCTACACGCCGAACGCCGGAGCGCTACCGGAGACCCTGATCGGTCGCGACGAGCAGACGAGGGCCTTCCGCACCCTCCTCCGTCGTCTGCGGCGAGGGCGCACGGATCAGTCCATGATCATCACCGGCCTGCGTGGCGTGGGGAAGACGGTTCTCCTGAACAGCTTTCGTTCGATCGCCCTGGAGGAAAACTGGGAGGTCATCGAGTTCGAGGCGGTCAAGCACGGCGAAGGCCGGTTCCGCCACGTCCTCGCCTCCCAGCTGAAGGCGGCACTGCTCCGGCTGTCACCGCGGGCGCGATGGACCGACCGTGGTCGACACGCCGCCGCCGTCCTGAGCGCTTTCGCCGTGTCGGTCGGGGCGGACGGCGTGTGGTCGATCGGATGGGATGTCCCGCCGGCCGAAGGACTCGCCGATCATCAGGACCTCGGACTCGATCTGACGGATGTTCTGGTCGCTGTCGGCGAGGCTGCAGCGGAACAGGAGGAGGGGATCGTCCTCCTCATCGACGAGGTGCAGTTCCTCGACTCGCCTCAGCTCGAAGCGCTGATCCAGGCCATGCACAAGACGGTGCAGCGCAGTCTGCCGGTCACCTTCGTCGGTGCAGGCCTGCCGCAGATCGCCGAGCTCGTGGGCGACGCGAAATCTTATGCGGAGCGCCTGTTCACGTTCCCCACTATCGACTCGCTCACTCCAGACGAAGCGGCGGCCGCGCTTCGGGAGCCTGCTGCCGCCGAGGGCGCTGTGTACGACGACGACGCCGTCGAACTCGCGGTCGAGATCACCAGCGGATACCCCTACTTCATCCAGGAGCTGGGCTATCAGGTCTGGACGGTCGCGAAGAACAACCACATCCACCGTGACGACGTCGAGCTGGCGCGGGACGCCTACGAGGCGAAGCTGGACAGCTCCTTCTTCCGGGTCCGGCTCGATCGGGCGACACCGCTCCAGACCGCGTACTTGCGGGCGATGGCGGAACTCGGGTCGGAGCCGCAGAAGGCGAGCGAGGTCGCCGCCCTCCTCGACCGATCGTCGCAGCAAGCCGGTCCGACCAGAGCTGAACTGATCGAGATGGGCCTCCTTTTCACTCCTCAGCACGGTTTCGCCGCCTTCACGGTGCCCGACTTCGACCGGTTCATGAAGCGCGCCGTGCCGGTCCTGGACGTGCCCCCCGTCGTCAGCCGGGGCCCTCGTCGTGCGCGGTCCACAGAGAGCTAA
- a CDS encoding AI-2E family transporter gives MGSFDRTDSSTSAAEQRPSAPEPQRRIWSDGLGRFATRCLQLVVVLLLVSVLVFAMTQLTLVLIPVMIALILAAAIHPVLAFLRRKGVPSILATWLALIGLLAILGAVAWLITVAVRNQWDELVSSASDGITSLQDYVQHLPFEITDEQIESARQSVVDFLTSSSFGSGALAGVSAAANFVTGLVLMIVVLFFFMKDGPKIWEFLLRPFTGSGYERARRVGHKTVDVLGGYVRGTATVAAVDAIGIGVALAIIQVPLAIPLAVIVFLTAFIPIVGATAAGILAALVALVANGPGAALIVIVVVIAVNQLEGNFLQPVVMARSLKLHPLIVLIALTVGTVLAGIVGAVLAVPVAAVVWGIVSIWNGPADPAEPARQKRPETV, from the coding sequence ATGGGCTCCTTCGACCGCACCGACTCCTCGACCAGCGCCGCCGAGCAGCGGCCCAGCGCACCCGAACCGCAGAGGCGTATCTGGAGCGACGGCCTCGGCCGGTTCGCCACCCGCTGCCTGCAGCTGGTCGTCGTGCTGCTGCTGGTCTCGGTGCTTGTGTTCGCGATGACGCAGCTCACACTGGTGCTCATCCCGGTGATGATCGCGCTCATCCTCGCCGCGGCGATCCATCCGGTGCTCGCGTTCCTGCGGCGCAAGGGCGTGCCGTCGATCCTCGCGACCTGGCTGGCCCTGATCGGTCTGCTCGCGATCCTCGGTGCGGTCGCCTGGCTGATCACGGTCGCGGTCCGTAACCAGTGGGACGAGCTGGTCAGCAGCGCCTCCGACGGCATCACCTCGCTGCAGGACTACGTGCAGCACCTGCCGTTCGAGATCACGGACGAGCAGATCGAGTCGGCGCGTCAGTCGGTCGTCGACTTCCTCACCTCCAGTTCGTTCGGGAGCGGTGCGCTCGCCGGCGTCTCGGCGGCGGCGAACTTCGTCACCGGCCTGGTGCTGATGATCGTGGTGCTCTTCTTCTTCATGAAGGACGGGCCGAAGATCTGGGAGTTCCTCCTGCGTCCCTTCACCGGCTCGGGCTACGAGCGCGCCAGGCGCGTCGGGCACAAGACGGTGGACGTGCTCGGCGGCTACGTGCGCGGCACGGCGACCGTCGCGGCGGTCGATGCGATCGGTATCGGAGTCGCCCTGGCGATCATCCAGGTGCCGCTGGCGATCCCGCTGGCCGTCATCGTCTTCCTCACCGCGTTCATCCCGATCGTCGGAGCGACGGCCGCCGGCATCCTCGCCGCTCTCGTCGCCCTGGTCGCGAACGGGCCGGGCGCGGCGTTGATCGTGATCGTGGTCGTCATCGCGGTGAACCAGCTCGAGGGCAACTTCCTCCAGCCGGTGGTGATGGCCCGCTCGCTCAAGCTGCACCCGCTGATCGTGCTGATCGCCCTGACGGTGGGCACCGTGCTCGCCGGGATTGTCGGCGCCGTGCTCGCCGTGCCCGTCGCGGCAGTGGTCTGGGGCATCGTGTCGATCTGGAACGGACCCGCGGACCCCGCCGAGCCGGCACGGCAGAAGCGCCCCGAGACCGTCTGA
- a CDS encoding DoxX family protein, with amino-acid sequence MSRLGAGPRFLVAVMAVSGVVHLVHPRTFDAVVPRGMPGSARGWVLVSGVAELACAAATVHPRTRAVGGVASAALMAAVFPGNVQMARDARRPRTRIITLLRLPLQVPLVLWGLQAGRSR; translated from the coding sequence ATGAGCCGCCTGGGCGCCGGCCCGCGCTTCCTCGTCGCGGTGATGGCGGTCTCGGGAGTCGTGCACCTGGTGCACCCGCGGACGTTCGATGCCGTCGTTCCGCGGGGGATGCCGGGCTCGGCCCGCGGCTGGGTCCTCGTCTCGGGTGTCGCGGAGCTGGCGTGCGCGGCCGCGACGGTGCACCCGCGCACGCGCGCTGTCGGCGGGGTCGCGTCCGCCGCTCTGATGGCGGCGGTCTTCCCCGGCAACGTGCAGATGGCGCGCGACGCCCGCCGACCGCGGACCCGCATAATCACGCTGCTGCGCCTCCCCTTGCAGGTCCCGCTCGTGCTCTGGGGACTCCAGGCAGGGCGGAGCCGCTGA
- a CDS encoding alpha/beta fold hydrolase — protein MANHRFELRSGRGIGVSAAGDPVADRLVVFCHPTPGAGGFDPDPTVTGPWGLHLLILDRPGYGASDPVDAAHGRVEDRADDLAEYLRRSERTARMVEGARFGSVGVVGWGSGGVFALSLAARHPDLVDRLALVGTSAPPQAGVIVHPTSAWERRETLRGEDAAAIAAALPQTQPGLDALGVDPDDPVLTTHGGLRNRLERMLGEGWRQGPGGAATDLAALRDGSWAEDLDSVTAETLIVHGDGDPVASAEDGRWYRSRLPRARTATVDGAGRLALVREWRRILDHVAPLERGAEGR, from the coding sequence ATGGCGAACCACCGTTTCGAGCTGCGGTCCGGCCGCGGAATCGGCGTCTCGGCGGCGGGCGACCCCGTCGCCGATCGGCTGGTGGTGTTCTGCCATCCCACTCCCGGCGCGGGCGGCTTCGATCCCGACCCGACCGTCACGGGCCCGTGGGGCCTGCACCTGCTGATCCTCGACCGCCCCGGTTACGGAGCCTCCGACCCGGTCGACGCCGCGCACGGCCGCGTCGAGGACCGCGCGGATGATCTCGCCGAGTACCTGCGTCGCTCCGAGCGCACCGCCCGCATGGTCGAGGGCGCCCGTTTCGGTAGCGTCGGCGTGGTCGGCTGGGGCTCCGGCGGCGTCTTTGCACTCTCGCTCGCCGCCCGGCACCCCGACCTCGTCGACCGCCTCGCACTGGTCGGCACGTCCGCTCCCCCGCAGGCCGGAGTGATCGTGCACCCGACCAGCGCTTGGGAGCGCCGCGAGACCCTGCGCGGCGAGGACGCCGCCGCGATAGCCGCCGCCCTCCCGCAGACGCAGCCGGGCCTGGACGCGCTCGGCGTCGACCCCGACGACCCCGTGCTCACCACCCACGGCGGCCTGCGCAACCGGCTCGAGCGGATGCTCGGCGAGGGCTGGCGGCAGGGCCCGGGCGGCGCAGCGACCGACCTCGCGGCGCTCCGCGACGGATCCTGGGCCGAGGACCTCGACTCGGTGACCGCCGAGACACTGATCGTGCACGGCGACGGGGATCCGGTGGCCAGCGCCGAGGACGGCCGCTGGTACCGCAGCCGCCTCCCCCGAGCCCGCACCGCGACGGTCGACGGCGCGGGGCGGCTGGCCTTAGTCCGCGAGTGGCGGCGCATCCTCGACCACGTCGCTCCGCTCGAGCGCGGCGCGGAGGGACGATGA
- a CDS encoding cold-shock protein, with protein sequence MPTGTVKWFNSEKGFGFIAPDDGGADVFAHFSAIAKQGYRELVENQHVEYDVEQGRKGPQAANIRGVGE encoded by the coding sequence ATGCCTACTGGCACCGTTAAGTGGTTCAACTCCGAAAAGGGCTTCGGCTTCATCGCTCCTGACGACGGAGGCGCCGACGTGTTCGCGCACTTCTCCGCCATCGCCAAGCAGGGCTACCGCGAGCTCGTCGAGAACCAGCACGTCGAGTACGACGTCGAGCAGGGTCGTAAGGGCCCGCAGGCCGCGAACATCCGCGGCGTCGGCGAGTAA
- a CDS encoding diacylglycerol/lipid kinase family protein produces MPERRRAALVYNPVKVDLDAVKAAVARAEAAAGWEETLWYETSVEDPGAGQTQQALDAGADVVIAAGGDGTVRVVAEALRGSGAALALLPSGTGNLLARNLNLTLDDIDNSLTVAFSGKDRAIDVGLIDIETPTGRDRHAYVVMAGLGIDAKMLANTDDDLKKRVGWLAYVDALRKALLDKNQLEFRYRLDGAKTRKVRAHTIIVGNCGALPANILLLPDAAVDDGEFDIVLLRPEGFFGWAQIIFKVVWENGVLRRSGVVGTKLMGLTKEVSALRYVKGRDLTVRLEHMQEIELDGDAFGSTSAFRTWIEPGGLTVRVPA; encoded by the coding sequence ATGCCTGAACGGCGCCGCGCCGCCCTCGTCTACAACCCCGTCAAGGTCGACCTCGACGCCGTGAAGGCCGCTGTAGCGCGCGCCGAGGCGGCCGCCGGCTGGGAGGAGACGCTCTGGTACGAGACCTCGGTCGAGGATCCCGGGGCCGGCCAGACACAGCAGGCCCTCGACGCGGGCGCCGACGTCGTGATCGCGGCCGGCGGCGACGGCACCGTGCGGGTCGTCGCCGAGGCCCTGCGCGGCTCCGGCGCCGCGCTCGCGCTGCTCCCCTCCGGCACCGGCAACCTGCTCGCCCGCAACCTGAACCTCACGCTCGACGACATCGACAACTCCCTCACCGTCGCCTTCTCGGGCAAGGACCGCGCCATCGACGTCGGGCTGATCGACATCGAGACGCCCACGGGCCGCGACCGCCACGCCTACGTCGTGATGGCTGGCCTGGGGATCGACGCGAAGATGCTCGCGAATACCGACGACGACCTCAAGAAGCGGGTCGGCTGGCTCGCCTACGTGGATGCCCTGCGCAAGGCACTGCTCGATAAGAATCAGCTCGAGTTCCGCTACCGTCTCGACGGCGCGAAGACCCGCAAGGTGCGCGCCCACACGATCATCGTGGGCAACTGCGGGGCACTGCCGGCGAACATCCTCCTGCTTCCGGACGCAGCCGTCGACGACGGCGAGTTCGACATCGTGCTGCTGCGCCCCGAGGGCTTCTTCGGCTGGGCACAGATCATCTTCAAGGTCGTCTGGGAGAACGGAGTGCTCCGCCGCAGCGGCGTCGTCGGCACGAAGCTGATGGGGCTGACCAAGGAGGTGTCGGCCTTGCGTTACGTGAAGGGCCGCGACCTCACGGTGCGCCTCGAGCACATGCAGGAGATCGAGCTCGACGGCGATGCGTTCGGCTCGACTTCCGCGTTCCGCACATGGATCGAGCCGGGCGGCCTGACGGTGCGCGTCCCCGCCTAG